Genomic DNA from Solanum pennellii chromosome 3, SPENNV200:
CTTATGCAGTCACATAACATCTATAACTGAACTTAAGGCTCCTGTCAAAATCCGAACCTAATGTcgaagagaaagagaaaaaaaatagaaccaACAGCAGCAGATGTGATCCATTAATGCTAAGCTAACCATATCTTAAGCCTCGAATGTCCTACATTTTGGTGTGGTTTGGCGGTCCAAAAAAGTTCTGCAAGATCATGACAGAATAGGAGTATCTTTTGACCATACAGAAACAAGTGCTGTGATTGACTAAGCCAGCTTAAATTGAGCTTACTAGTGCTTCAAAATTAGAAGAGACAATTATTCATTCACTCAATCAATCTGCTAAAAGCTAAGCAATCAACTTCACACAAATATAAGACTGTTACCTCCTTTGACAAAGCCTGAATCTCCGTTGAAGAATTAACCCCACCCATTACTGGACTTGACCTTCCTTGTTTTATTCCTAGTCaaaaacatagtttaagaaaaGTAATACTAACTGAGAATAGATAAGGAATATATCTGTCGCTCACCTGTAGTCTTAGTCATGCCTTCCCCTAATCCAGGGTTATGACTGTTGTTAGTTAGAAGTGACTTTGCAGATCTCTGAGAACCCTTCACATTTCGTTCCCTCCCAACCTTACTTCTACGTTCCAGAGGATTATAGTTCCTGCACAATCAACGGAGAGACAACTAGTGAGTATCTGGCATccaaattttagaagaaaaacaaaacactCAAGTATGTTAGAAGAAGCACATACTCATTCATAATACCACCATTTACAGACTCACAGTAACGCTTCAGCCATTGCAGAAACTCCAAATTATCCAAGGGACGGCCCTTAACAAGCCTGTTAACTTCAATATGCTGCAAGCAGAATGGAAACCATCAAAAAGAATCATCTAGTTCCTCTCAACAGCAGGTTATTTTGTTTCATCAAGGGTAAACATTGATGGATGAAAACTTTGTTAAAAAGATAGTTGTGCAGGTAATACAGAAGGGAAAATCTCAAAGGAACCATTCCTCAAAATCAGCATGAATTAGTATGTCTGAATATCTTCTAAGAAGaatcaattatttgtttttcataacGGCGGTGTCCAGACCAACTTGCTTGCACCTCGACTATTCCACCGGGTACTTGCAATAACCCAGtaacaaaaaaagaatctttgttttacttctactgttactattatttataatataagatAAGCACCATCACAGATCCAAAGTGCtaaatacagaaaagtaaaaACTAGGTGAGACAAATATGTTGAAAGATTTAAGCCCCACTTCATATGACATGCCCTGAGAGGGTTGCACTTGGAAGAAAGAAGGGAGCCAAACTTTCTCAGTAAAAAGATCTACATAAAACTTGAAATGTGTTTCGTAAGAAATAACCTTGTCAATTTTTAGCTTGCTAAACACATCTTGCAGCACTTTGTAGTTTTGGATCATGTCATATTCAGTCTTTGCATCAAAGTTAACCTGTAACCAAATATGATCGATAAAAGATGCCAGAACAAATCAAACATGTTATGATAGGACCACCAGAACATCAGATGCAGTAATCACCTTGTGCATTGGAACAGCTCCTGGATAGGTCATGTCCATCATCTGACACTGCACAGCCCCAGATGCAACCTAACataataaatttgtaatttaaatatgttataaaaCATTAGAAGAGAAATCAAATCATTAACATTTCAAAATGTAATACTACTATACTGTATAACATGTAATACTTAGTTAAATAACTGAACATATAAGGTTGCTAAAATGTTGGCTGGTCTTTTCCATTCATTACAAAAAAGATGCAACTTGAACCTTTAAAGCAAACTGTGATACGAGCTCAACCCTACTTCATAGATAAATCACATAGGCATTTGCTTATCTAGTAACATAAATTTGAAAGGAGAATGTGAACACCAAATTTAATCTGTTTTAAGATCCATATCTTCCTACTAGTAAATTTTGATCTATCTTTTGTATGACTGGACCTCGTCGGTCATACATTGCTCAATGCCTGGCTTCTATTGAAATTTCCTTGTCCATCTCATTTTGATTGGACACTCCATGATTTCATATGAACATACCAAAAGCTAATCTCCGCAccagaaacaaaaaataaataattgtctTGCATGATAAAACAGCAGCAATATAATTTGGTCCATTCACATTCTGTATTCAACTGTTTATTAATCATACTAGAAGTAATACAATTCTACCCCATTCATCAGCATGttatttttgttccttttctcGAGAACTTGATCTTTACAACAATTGAAAGGAAAATTAAACCAATTAAGGTTGAACATAAATGTAATACTTGGGAGATCATTTGCATCACCAGGTGTCCAGGGTTATAACTTTTATACCAGTAATGTTAACAGGCATTTATCTTGAAGATATGCTACATTGAGAACTAAGATAGCTAGGTTACAAAAAATCTATAGAAATAACCACAAAGGCTTCAGAATTTAGTATCATTGTCATACACCAGCGTGAAGACTTGTAGAAACAACTTCCTgatttaaatattgaattatcAAATAAACCACAGCCAGTACACAGAGAATTCTACAGCCACGTCCTACTCGGGTACCAAAATCCCAAAATGAATGAACTCACAGGCACAGCTATACAAGATGTAGAGGATCCGAAGTCTGACAATTAATGGAGATAAATTTGGCaaataaacaacaacaataataacaatgcCTCAATCAAACTAGCTGAATTCGCTGTATGAATATCAATGTCTAATAACACAATAACAAGGGGAAAAAACAGAACGAAAATTCAAGGGAACATGATAATTGAAGCATTTATTACATTACTCATAAACCGACagaaaaaactatatgaaaaatcaaacaacTCACAAACCGTAACAGATTAAGAAATTCCATACCTGAAAACCCTTGaattcacccaaaaaaaaacctagatATACAAAGCCAAAATCATTCAAGAAAATGGGGTAATGTACCTCTTCAATGCGGGTAAGATTAAGCTGTAACCTGGCATTGATCCATGTCAATAGCTCATTCCTTCCAACAAAATAGGCACTATCCATTATCCCTATATTCgccatttttcttcttgtttcaaTTCTACGAAAGCAGATGGaatgagaaaaaaaggaagaaacaaAAACTCACATATATGGAATGAGAAGAAGAGAGATACTGCtatttatatatagagagagagtaTTAAACATTGAAGAAGAGAGAGAGTGCGTAAATAAAGggattttgtatttcaaattaCACAGTTTTTAATATAGCCGTTCCgttttatttatttggattttGTTAGCCTAACCCATAACCCCATAGTGGTAAGtgcctaattaattattttattccattaAAATCTTCATGAAATTAAGATGCAAGCAAGCGTTGAATTCAACTCTAAAATATCCATTCGTTATTTAGAAAATTCTTGAAAAGCTAATCAAAAGTTTTCTCTCCATTAgaataatattcattttttaataatcttattttattgtcaaataatcttattttttatcatttattctaaaaaatataacaacttCAACTTCtctcatatttttttagtagatttattttttaaattattgttataaaattGTACAATCTATTCTAACGttataatcataaaaacaatataatataatacaataaattATAAAGTGATAGGTGTATCCCTTTATCCCATGTTAGTTAATATCTACTAAAAGTAGTTGTCCCAAATTACTCGTCAATTCACAAAATCAAGAgagaatttattattattattattccatTTTACTCTTATAGTTTTTGAATGCGTGAGAAATCGTAAAGTTCCAAAATATCTCTTTAAGGGTTAAattaacaaattatttataatttcataaggagtatataaaagataaaatgaacTAGTAGAGGAAATAATAagtatccaaaaaaaaaaggtgtaaAAGAAAAGGAGGGTTCTTGCTTGTATAATGGTTTTAGGAAAAAGAATcgtttgctttttttttttgataagtgTATTTTATAGGAAGAGCGGACTGCAAAAAGTAAGCTTTTTGTCACTTTCGTATTTGGTTTTGAGCAGTTGCCAATTGTCCATTTTCTTAAGTTTTGGGTTGGGTCCCAATTGACTTTGTCACCATCATCTTCTATTATTGGAAACAACACTAGCTGCTAGCTACTAACTTTTGCATGCTCACTATAATGTTAAACATTTCATTTTctagtgaaaaaaatatatatatgatgctCAAGGGCATTGTCTAGTTgacaaaccaaaataaattcaGTTAGGTGagaattaatatgaaatatataactTGTCTAGTGTTGTCTCTCcgtatataatataaataaaaagtaaaacagAAGTTGTTGTTTGTACACTGAATATGAGTGCCCAAATCAAAAAGGTAATCCATTAGGTGAGAGAGTCAAttcataatatatgtatataaatcaaTGTATAATACATGCATGTTTTTTAGGTAAATATTTTTGGTCGAGCGGTTaaatgtgtaatttttttttaatcaataataaataaatgacacGTATTTGATATTTGCCTTGTTCGAAGATCAACTATCTTGTAGTTCATGAAGTTTGACACTATTTCTTATATCTAAGCCACCATCATGGCATCCTTTTGGTCTGAGATTGAATTTGCTCAATCAAAAAGATTAGTCTGTTAGATGAAAGAGCTCATAAATTGCTTAATCTACTCTTAATGTTAGGTGTGAGCCAATTTATGATGATGTAATTTACTTTCTATTGGTGATTTTGGCTAGTTAATAATCAAATTGTTGAGTTCGTATCTTTAACCCATATATTAGTGTTGTAATGTAGTTTCCGTGATGTTTATCCTTTTAAGGTGTGTTCATATGAACATATGTTGATCAAAATCCCAAATCAAAGTTCTTCCTATCTTTTACTATTTAAAAGAAGTACTCCTATTTCGCAAATGACCCTTTTAATTTATGTACCGATTAGATCATCttctaaatattattattgagctaATTGAAAAcctaatgagaaaaatattaaatcacaATCTTAAAATTTGTAGTTACTACAAATGTTAGAGATGTTCTAATATTTTGTATCTGTAAAAATGGAACAAATTTGAGTAGATGTTACTTAGTAAATCTAATATTATTGAAAGGAAATTTTTTATGACTacttttaaaaggaaaaatcacgcggttaagcaaatttatactacttaattactcattatagctatagtttgctataattccCACTCGCgataaatattatacattaattatgtgggttGATTTCAAACTTGTATAATTAGCgacatttgtatatgtataattcgccagaatatacaaatacatatctCTAATATACAATCATCAAATCAATATGcttatacaattcacctctctcccactctctcgctcgcctctctcctccctctcccaatctcgctctcctctctcctctctctctctctcccaatctcatTTGCtttatatacaaatgcatatatataatatacaactATCTAACCAATAATacatacaattcacctctctcccactctctgtcctctctcgctcgcctctctcccaatctcactcGCCTATATCCTCCCTCTCCCACTCTAtgtcctctctcgctcgcctctctcccaatctcactcACCTATATCCTCCCTCTCCAATCTCGCtagcctctctcctctctctcccaaaatcaattgtcatatataaatacatatgtataacatacaattatctaaccaatatacatatacaattcacctccaTCCCACTTTCCCCCCCCCCTCTCTACCTCTCTCTTCTCTCCTCTCCAGTATTGCTCGTCTCactcctccctataacatgtatCTAAGAATTGTAAt
This window encodes:
- the LOC107012864 gene encoding microtubule-associated protein RP/EB family member 1B, giving the protein MANIGIMDSAYFVGRNELLTWINARLQLNLTRIEEVASGAVQCQMMDMTYPGAVPMHKVNFDAKTEYDMIQNYKVLQDVFSKLKIDKHIEVNRLVKGRPLDNLEFLQWLKRYCESVNGGIMNENYNPLERRSKVGRERNVKGSQRSAKSLLTNNSHNPGLGEGMTKTTGIKQGRSSPVMGGVNSSTEIQALSKEVTDLKLSVDHLEKERDFYFAKLRDIEILCQTPDLEDVPMAMAVKKILYAADARESALAEAQEVLSHSVDGSKS